The following nucleotide sequence is from Capra hircus breed San Clemente chromosome 16, ASM170441v1, whole genome shotgun sequence.
CATGTAATAATCACTCAAAAACTATTAACAAtgtgaataaaaatattattatttctgtaCCCATTTAAGACTTAAAGAGTTAGGAGGCACAGCAAATTCTGTCTTTAAATTCTAGCTCCTTAAGGGATATTCTAGACATGCACGGGGAAACCCTAATAGGAACCTGGATAACTCTGGCCATGATGCATAAAGTAATAGTCACCTATTTTCCCACCAGGGATgtgctataaaattaaaaagcagacctATGCAAGTAAAAATTACAAGACATTTATAACTATAAAACTTAACAAAATAGCTGCCAGTCTGCTGAGTCTGATAAAGAAATCTGTCACATTTAGTGAGAAAGTTTAACCGTagaattcagattttaaaagaaactagACTGAAGGAAGAGCTTCTACAAGCTTGCCTGTCATAAGATTTTTACAGCTTCTCTTGGCTGGAAACATGTAGGTTGCTAGAGAAAGTCATTGAAGGAACTTTTATCTCATGACTGCTGTTTTTCTGTAAAGTTCCTAGGCTAGCTTAACTTAAACGTAAGAAACAGAATGCAGTTGTACCTGAAAGTTTAAAGTAAATTCTGATTCGGCACACAGGTATCCTTTCATGAGCTTTCAGGAGTCTCCTTTGCCATATGAACACTTGCTCCTCTGCAAGCACAGTTGAGACAATAGTCTACTGGGAATTCAGGGGCTCCACCTAACACTGCAAGGACCACTAACCAGCAGCTTATCTATGGAGTTCTCTTAATAGTCAAGATCCATAAGAAATTCAGTGGGGCAATCAaaaaaacagccaaaaataactgcTTTATCCTTCCTGGAGGAAGGGCGAGGGATACATCTAAATCTTCTTTGTATCATTTATTAAGGTGTGTCGAATTACAAATGCTGGCACACAGTAGTTGATCAGATACCTATCTACTGatcaagtaaataaaacaaaaatacaaacatcCATTTAAAATCCTATGAATGACCTCTGAGTATGCTGTGctggtgtgctcagtcacgtctgactccttgagaccccacggactgtagtccatcaggcccctctgtccatgggatttcccaggcaagaatactggagtgagttgtcatttccttctccaggggatctttccaatccagagattgaacgcacatctcctgaattagtaggcagattatttaccactgagccaccagggaagccccatgctgtACTagtaacagcaaaaaaaaattccCACAGTTCTCCAGCAGGGCCATGCAGCATAAGGTTGAGAACAACTTACTTTTGCTTTAATTCCCAGCTGGACTCTTTCTTATCATTAATCATCCGATATTTGGGATAATTGTTGTATAACTCTAAACACtggttcttcatctttaaaatgggtattacaataataaaactttatcagAAAAAGAGTCATTTATATAACAGCTCAAGCAGGCTAGGCACGCAACATGAATTGAGTCACTGCTGCTACTAGCACAGTCAAATCCTACGTCAGGAATTATTGATAAATAGTGACCTAGTAAGATCTActtatacttttataaaataagtcatttaAAGCAGGCACTTAACCATCGCTCTGCCACTTaagtttaattaaaaacagaGTAGTGAACATGTAATATGTGTGGACTTAGGGACTAAATGCCAAGAAACCTGGATTTTAGTTCTATCCTTCACACTTTACCAGGAAAAGCCAAAGCTCCAGGCCTTAGGTTTCCCATCTATAAAACTCTTAATGTTCCGACCAACATTTCCAGGAAAATCACATACATCccttaaaaaaaagtcttaggaTTCCTAAAACTACAAAAAACAATTTGTcatttatactaaaaaatataacaaaaacaaaataaaaatattagaggAAATATAAATCTATATTTGAAACAATATATATTAGTAAGAAAATAGGTGGGACCAAAAATATATGACCACAAATAAATAGCTTAAGTTTCAAAATGGTAAATTTCTATGAGTTAATGTCCCTAAAATCTGAGGAAAAACTGATAactcaaattattttaataaagaacaATGCCCCAATACTTGTAGAAAAAAAGCAGCAAGGTGCCCAACAGACTAATCACACAAAGAAATATTTCAGAGTGAGTATCTAGTGTTTATGGAAAACTTTGCTTGATGGCAAGTTACTAAACCATTCTGAAATATTAGGACAAATAAATATGATTACTATGATCTCACTACCCACCAAGAAGATCCTGTGCAACTATGCTTTATCTATTACATTATTTTGTTGAATTCGACCATAcaagtaattttaaataaaaagaaaaataaaaaataaatgacattaaaaaatgattaaaaataaagttttgctgCCTTCAAGAAAGAAactgcacattaaaaaaagaagtggctGTATCAAACCATGTGTCAGTACAACAATTTATGGCAGTTGATTTATATAAACTCCAGAAAATAATGGGGAGATGTCTAAGTTACTCATTAAAAATGGTCTATGGGTTGTAACTAGATATTAGTAAAACTAAAGTTAGAacaatttgagggaaaaaaaaattcaagggaaGGAGTGCGATGAAAGGGTTAAATTACACCAAGTCACATACTAACATTATATGGCTTATGCACGGTAAAATCATGCAGATAACATGAAAACCAACATCTAAcactgaaaacatttaaaaaatctgcgCTTgaatgtaaagttaaaaaaaaaggggggggggataagctgaaaaaaataaaataaccattCACTTCATAATCCTTCCATTGCTGTATATTCACTTATCACTGCACTTACATTGACTACATATAATTTAACACAAAGAAGCAAAATCTCTAAGCTTCTCCCTACCTTGGGTTTTTAATCGAAATGAATGCAAACTATCACGTGGGATTCAGCCAAGCAGTGACGTTAAATTCTGCTCTGTCAGAGAGAGCATCTGTCAAGCCCACATTTAAACTGCTGCCTGCCTGTGCAGCAGCTGAGGAACCGTGGATTTCCTATTACAGACTAAAACCCCAGTGAAACTGCTCAAAATCCTTCCCGCAGCTGCCAGGCAACGACGAGAGAGTTAAATCCTGCTCTTTTCCAATACAATCGAAGCACTCCATTCTAGCTCTGGCTGCTTTACATCGCAGCTCAGGGTTCTTACTAGAAATATGGATACTGAAAAGAGAATAGAGCACTGCATTGTCCGGCCAGGAAGACAGCAGATGTAAAAAGCTTCAATGCATCAACTGTGGGGAAGAGTCGACAGTGCTCCAAACAGAAAGAACCACCACAGCTCTTttgtttaaagaaagagaaaatgaaagaaagcaaaaacctCAGAAGATTAGCACCCATATGAACAAGGAAGGGAACTCGAAGACAAGCAGACAGATGGACACTCTGGACACTGTGAAAAGCAATCGCAGGAGGCAGACTGTTGGGGGAGGTGTGCGTATTCGACAGCATCTTTTTGCTGGAGCGATGGCGTGCCAAAAGTATCTTCAGTGGGCATAATCCTCGCCACATAAATGGCCTGACCAAGGAAGGTATGTCGATATCTTGTGTGTGATACTCATTTAAATGTCTGTTACCTTTTTATAACCCAGGAGGCACTAATCTCTAATAAACAAGTTCATACATTTCACTGTCCTTGAAACTAAGAGACGGTTTctaaatatatgattttaaaatttgtcactgtttagAAGACAAGCTGTCACTGCTTTATTCAAGTAAATATGTAGCTCGCAGTAATTATGGATTACAGAAAAGGCAAAGAGTAACAAGCTGTGCTTAAAGGCTTCTCtgaaaaatgaaacttaaaaaaaaaatctgaaacccGCTAAAGAAAACACAGCAATCCTCTATCAAATTAGGTCAAGCTGAATCCTTATCCAGTAAATTAAAGGGCTCTCCTTAAAATGGCTATCAAAGGAGTCAATGCAGTAAAATTACACtaaatggtattaaaaaaaaaaaagatcctaatATTAAGAGCTTTTTCAGTCCTTTTAAAGCAAAATCTTAATATAGAGCAGGTTTTAATAACAAAATCTTGCCTATGTCCATCTCCCTAAATAAAAGTAAGGAACACAACCTCTGAAGACTATCAACAAATTTTAAGTACCACTGAACTGTAAGATACTAAAAGGAAAGCATTTGTACAGGATCACAGAAGGCAGTGTGTGTTTATGCACAGCACACTACCACAGGAGATTTACATGTCCACGAATACAACTTcaaacaaagaaatataaatatttgctattattaCCCCTATTGCTAAAAGCAAGACTTGACTTTAGGcaacagactgattctaaatGATCAAAATATAAGATTGGTTTTGgtgatcatttttaaagtgaaactcAAAAACATAGTATGAAAATACTCTGAATAAAAATATCCATGTAACAGCAATACAAGGTCAAAAAATTCAACTTAAATGTAGCCACTGTGCCAGGCTATATAAATATGTAACAGTGAACTATTGGCACAGTATGTGTGTGCAGGGCAAAAATGAATCTACTATTTTAGTAACAATCCCAGAATAGCAGCTCATGGCTCAGGAACTCatgtatttctaaaaatttttacaGGTCCTCAAAGATTCTGATTTTTGCTCAACTTCATAGCACAACTCATTATTTAATAATCACAAAAGgcaaacattttaaagatatatgcAAGCATTCTATTCTAAAATTAAGATTAAACAAGTCTATCAGGCCTATTATTATTACAGTTCAACATCAACTCTCACTCACAGCATTTAGTCcattaaagaatgaaatcagacagtattaaacaaacaaaaaaacctcaagtCTCTTTTAGAGCCTTTATCTCTCAATGTTAAAGTCAcccattaaacatttttattagctAGCTATCTCAAAATAGGAGTGCAGAGTTTTTTATTCAAGCAGCCCTAAACTCTAGAACTGTTCCAACAGACTAAAAACATCAACACTTTTAAAAGCCAGATAATAAAaacagtgcatgtgtgtgtgagagagaaagggaaCAACATTTTACAGTAACATCCTCTCCATGAGCGTCAACCCATAAGATGTAAGTACACATGAATAACTTAACAATATTATCACAAAAAGCCATAAAATATAAATCCAAGCTACTGCTACTCTGAAAATGTAAAAGTGCAAAGACTATTTAGAATATCAAAATATTTGAACTTTCTAGTTTTATTACCACTTAAGAATTAATGTATGACAGGCAGTAACTGGAAaagaattttatcatttaaaaggaGGAGGCATCGTTACTTTAATTGTACtttctttttaacaaaacaaCTACGATAAATACCTGAAAAACCtttaataaagaatttttaaaggctACACATATGCACTACATTTACCAACAGGAGAGTTGTCAAACGGGTATATATAGATTTCAAGTTTGAGCAGCTTAATATTTAGAAACATACAAATATCATGAACTTAAATTAAGATGCATCTCCATCACATATTGCTACAAAATCACACAGGACCATAAACTATGGGCACTATGCCAGATTACAATATATAATAACTGGCTCTTTTCTGTAGCACTGAAATACTTTAGAAACATCACTTTAggcatattttcataaaaatacagTTTACTAATATATTTACCTGCATTCATTTTCCAGtcctttattcattcaaataTCTGACCTTCTATTTATTGCTTCTTAAACCATCTAATTTACACTCTTGAAAGATCTAAATGATTAGACTTCAACCAGATTTCAAGCATTCTCTATCAACAGAAAGCTGATACATTTAATTTAGTTTTGGAATGTTTAAAACAGAATatcaaataaacattaaaaacaagttttgtttcttttaaatttacacACATAACCCTCGTAGCTATTGACCTCTTTACGGGGTGGaggaagaattattattatttatctattatttcatttgaaaataaaagcttagttttctcatctcagCAGAATGGccaactataagaaaaaaaaaagtgagtttctAAACTAGAACACTCAGCTCTATTATTTTCAGCTGAATTAACAACAGAACTGTTTTACTGGTACAGTGAAGTCTTGGTCTTCATCAAAATAATGTGAAATTAAACTTTAAGTGAATAAATTCTAATAAACAAATAACTAGATTCTATgtttttaaaacctgaaaaattaaaaaaaaaaaacactgctccTATCTCACAAGatgattaaataatttatttctggaaaaaaaacgGTAACTTCTAAAAGTACATTTCATATACTAGAAATTATCAAAAGCTGGTGCCTATACTATTATACTTTAGAAGTCCATTCAAATTCCCACCTACTTGCTCCTCCTAGTGGCTGTTACTAGAATAGTAGTACTTTCATTCATACATGTGTCTAATACTTTCAACCAATATTTTCTAAATACTTCAATTATATAAGTGAATGTTATTCTAGTTATTCAATTTTATGAGGACTTCCATGTAAATGCCATTATTTCCCCCAAATAATTAAATTTCATATCGAAGTTAGGTATATTTGGTATTAACCATAAACTTCTCAGTATCACAAGCTaaatacattcacacacacatatatatacataatttctaataaacaaatgcttttaaacaataaatttttaattgacaagttttcttttccttaaaataattttcacaaaagttgaaaatgttaaaattaaacattagtCCCCATTTCAAAaagttttcattctcttttaataGAATTCAAGCTACAGCTCCTCACCTATCGTCTACCCCCACACCTTGGTCCAGAAAAACTAAGAACTGAAAAAACAGGAACAAATTTGTGCTATGCACTGAAAAACTTCTTCGAAGATCAGTTCTTAATACGTGGCATCATGCATCTCCCATACTGACAGCTCATAATTCTTGTCTTCTAAATGTAGGGCTCTTTAAGTGTCATTCAAGTCCTACAAATGTAATAAATTCTCCACATGCAAATTCAGAACACAGCATAActcaaaaatcttttaaaaggcattctgtgaaatttaaaattttcaacaacTGAGGATATAACTACCTAATGTCTGTATTTTGAAAAACCTGGAAGACTGTTCAAAGCAGTTGTTTGCTAATTCTAATACGGACATTCAACTGAAGTACATGATAGTACTCTGAAGGCCACAGATAATTAgttgctatattttaaaaatcaatcttaAGTCTAAGTAAAGACAGTGATCTGAATACCTCACATTTGAAGTGGAAGGTTAAAATGAGAAAAGGGTATTTGCAAATGTTCATCATTTATTACTGTCTTAAGATCTTGCACTGAAGTTACTGAACCCTGAAAATTAATTTTGACAGGTGCATCTTCTCATTGACTTTCTCCACACAGTAGGGGCCAATGGAAACATGCCAGGCAGTGTACTGTGACTAACAGAACTCTGCCATAATCAACCTTGCACCGTCTGTCCCACAACCGATACATGACCATTTTACAAAAAAGGCCGCTGACTGTGCACCATACCACCAATGGTATGTCAAATCAATTTTAATTAATGCCAATACATTTTCCATCTGCTCTCAGGACTTTTTACACAGCCTCTCCCAGGAATCCAGCAGCGTTTCTCTCTCCTCCATGCACACAACTTTCAGTCTTTAACTTTAGTCAAAAGAACAAATgatcagagctactgagatgatGAAATAAGTGGAAGAAAAATCCATCACCTCTCTTAAAAGTGCTCACTGCGCTCCAaaggtatatttttaaagaaattaatcctGTTCTCAGGACATTAGGTTGCCAAGGGAAGACAAATTATAAACTTTGTTCCTGGGTGATCATATTTTCACAGCTTAAAATTCCCATCTGCCCTAATTTTATTAGTCTCTTTAAAGCAGTTCTGTGGTATTTACCATTTTGTAAACTTTTATGATTCATCTTTATAGAATGACTGCGAGGGAGACGACGTGACCGAATTAGAAGATGACTACCAAAGAACAGTATTGATTCAGGAGAAGGACACGTTCCCCAGCCACCAGTATCTCTCATCCATTACTGGATATTTACAACATGCTTCAGTGGAGGAGGAGACACTGCTGCTTTGCAAAGATGAGCTGGAATGCCAAGAGGTCTCTGTTTCGGACCCATCTTATTGGTGTACTTTCTCTCGTGTTTCTTTTtgctatgtttttgtttttcaatcatCACGACTGGCTGCCAGGCAGAGCTGGATTCAAAGAAAACCCTGTGACATACACTTTCCGTGGATTTCGTTCTACAAAAAGTGAGACGAACCACAGCTCTCTTCGGAACATTTGGAAAGAAACTGTCCCTCAGACCCTGAGGCCTCAAACAGCAACTGACCCCAACAACACGGATCTGTCACTGCAAGGAGTCACAGGGCTGGAGAACACGCTCGGTGCCAACGGAAGCATTTACAATGAGAAAGGTACTGGACATCCAAATGCTTACCATTTCAAATACATTATCAATGAACCTGAAAAGTGCCAGGAGAAAAGCCCCTTTTTAATACTACTAATCGCTGCGGAACCTGGACAAATAGAAGCTAGACGAGCTATTCGGCAAACTTGGGGCAATGAGAGTCTAGCACCTGGTATTCAAATCACACGGATTTTTCTTTTAGGCGTAAGTATTAAGTCAAGTGGCTACCTTCAACGTGCAATATTGGAAGAAAGCAGACAGTACCATGATATTATCCAACAGGAATACTTAGATACATACTATAATCTGACCATTAAAACACTCATGGGCATGAACTGGGTTGCAACATACTGTCCGCGTATTCCTTACGTAATGAAAACTGACAGTGACATGTTTGTCAATACTGAGTATTTAATACATAAGTTATTGAAGCCAGACCTGCCTCCTAGACATAACTATTTTACTGGTTACCTAATGAGGGGATATGCACCCAATCGAAACAAAGACAGCAAGTGGTACATGCCACCAGACCTCTACCCTAGTGAACGCTACCCTGTCTTCTGCTCCGGGACTGGTTATGTTTTTTCTGGAGATCTGGCAGAGAAGATATTTAAAGTTTCTTTAAGTATCCGTCGTTTGCACTTGGAAGATGTATATGTGGGGATCTGTCTTGCCAAGTTGAGAATTGATCCTGTGCCCCCTCCCAATGAGTTTGTGTTCAATCACTGGCGAGTTTCTTATTCAAGCTGTAAATATAGCCACCTAATTACCTCTCATCAGTTCCAGCCTAGTGAACTGATAAAATACTGGAACCATTTACAACAAAATAAGCACAACGCTTGTGCCAATGCAGCAAAAGAAAAGGCAGGCAGGTA
It contains:
- the B3GALT2 gene encoding beta-1,3-galactosyltransferase 2, which translates into the protein MLQWRRRHCCFAKMSWNAKRSLFRTHLIGVLSLVFLFAMFLFFNHHDWLPGRAGFKENPVTYTFRGFRSTKSETNHSSLRNIWKETVPQTLRPQTATDPNNTDLSLQGVTGLENTLGANGSIYNEKGTGHPNAYHFKYIINEPEKCQEKSPFLILLIAAEPGQIEARRAIRQTWGNESLAPGIQITRIFLLGVSIKSSGYLQRAILEESRQYHDIIQQEYLDTYYNLTIKTLMGMNWVATYCPRIPYVMKTDSDMFVNTEYLIHKLLKPDLPPRHNYFTGYLMRGYAPNRNKDSKWYMPPDLYPSERYPVFCSGTGYVFSGDLAEKIFKVSLSIRRLHLEDVYVGICLAKLRIDPVPPPNEFVFNHWRVSYSSCKYSHLITSHQFQPSELIKYWNHLQQNKHNACANAAKEKAGRYRHRKLH